The Kordia sp. SMS9 genome window below encodes:
- a CDS encoding UpxY family transcription antiterminator gives MNFIIGWYILYVKSRCEKKVYESLKDISLESFLPQTKTIKQWSDRKKIIVKPLFPSYVFVNVNSSLEFHKALSVNGACTYIRFGKEYARVTEKEINQLKLLIGDKNISDIETHAELPKIGEVKKITYGPLNGLDCEIIKADNHNKIIVRIDSLQQNIMATIPSYILSKTSII, from the coding sequence ATGAATTTTATAATTGGTTGGTATATATTATACGTGAAATCTCGTTGTGAGAAAAAAGTATATGAGTCGTTAAAAGATATTTCTTTAGAATCTTTTTTACCGCAAACTAAAACAATAAAACAGTGGAGTGATAGAAAGAAAATAATTGTTAAACCACTATTCCCATCTTATGTTTTTGTGAATGTTAATTCTTCTTTAGAATTCCATAAAGCATTATCTGTAAATGGAGCTTGTACATATATCCGATTTGGAAAAGAGTATGCAAGGGTAACTGAAAAAGAAATCAACCAACTAAAGTTACTTATTGGAGATAAGAATATTTCAGATATAGAAACTCATGCAGAACTCCCTAAAATCGGTGAAGTTAAAAAAATTACTTATGGTCCTCTAAATGGATTAGATTGTGAAATTATTAAAGCAGATAATCACAACAAAATTATAGTTCGAATTGACTCATTACAGCAGAATATAATGGCAACAATACCATCTTATATTTTATCAAAAACATCTATTATATGA
- a CDS encoding non-ribosomal peptide synthetase, producing MIKNRVFSLQKYLWLDQKLTPESPKYNIGGYAVIKGNVDCYLFKKAISAFADKHVILKSFFREAEGIPFSLVNEKPFEEDIHCFEKNGVKEAIHLIQKDFKQSFNVSTEKRLFRIWLIKTSPNTFIWYTKLHHLIADGYSFQLLFNGVSSNYKALTGETILQNDSKPKEFRQCVKEEEEYYKSKGYLNDQEYWKNKYTTFPELIFNQQHQENKFYDKEIYLPEEYLQKIQLLSKEERVSVFHILLASFSIVLSKFYYTEEINIGTPILNRLSRSDRKVFGPFINLLPLQIQLREDISFLEFVKQIKSEAFSMLRHQKFQQAEILKALSYEGNRLYDVRVSYESFDYQKTFSDFEAEIIALSNYSEEDPISVHIMDYNTEGLKFRFDINGSHVEEYIADEFIKSLEYILKNTTTLLEEKLKDITITTSEQIEEVKSISVGKISTRKNRSFPELWKENNNQFSSNKALIYNDQELSYNEVDKKITSISNYLQEYGIKKGNRVGVLLDRSINIIPTILGILQSGATYVPIDKTFPDERKKFIIEDSDIKLLLTDNPTVQCSCDAVLIQTILENKTPKISNEITILPEDEAYIIYTSGSTGKPKGVSITHESLIDYTTTFSEYFTLNVSDCVIQQSAFVFDTSIEEIFPILSVGGTLVISKKPKDFHKLVQECSTHKVTLLSTNPFVVNYLNDHLKNYTLSLKTLISGGDVLKREQVLNLLDTVNVYNTYGPTESTVCATYHKVAKEDNILPIGKPISNRKVFIVKNNQLLPKGTLGEIVLGGKGLSNHYINNEVLTKSLFVEINGERVYKTGDLGQWNQHGELIFYGRKDTQLSFRGYRIEASEIEQTIKSIDASINNCHVTIKELQSLPSLIAYVSSNNRLDNNYLLIEIKKKLPSYMIPNHIVVLDKLPLNTSGKVDIEKLPLPKNTAENKEIILPSTALEKEIADIWKELLNINKIGIHTKFFELGGHSLLANQFIGTIREKRNQDISLKEFYEAPTIHEIVKVIKSKEVSYEFQLQKAPEQELYPLSYPQERLWFLDQLNQENKSYYVPRAIKMTGKLDINRIRRAFTLLTEKHEVLRTVFPVIDGVPYQKILEPFEFQVPLISLEHLVPEEQDEALKDFIFEEGNTFFDLENGPLLRITILKRSEEDQVLVLCEHHLIHDGWTQGILLREYINIYTELMQDENYRVTIPELQFKDFSYWQKGFFDDQRLTKHMAFWKQKLEGHIPVLPLPQKAKRPKLITGNGKLLIKTINAELSDKIRDYSINNGATLFITMMTAFKLTLSRFSNETDICVGTAVANRRLISIKNILGMVINTITLRTKFEDSDTFTDALEKVKETCFEAYTYEDTPFGKVVEHVAPKRSLGIMPLFQYIFSFMNTPSRNLFLPDMDLEILDSHNLSAKFDINVVVVTPYEQALLEGMEETDRTIIVEWEYNSDIYAENTMWQMLDSYFEILEALVTTPKISYKQLPCMTQEQEKELLIDFNNTAKPIQDHTIIDLFKMQVKKNPDTIAVVYEDRKITYRELDEYSNELANFVLSQGTVEKENIIGILLDRSERIVISMLAVLKAGCAYVSIDQSFPDKRIEYIIEDSNCQIVIDEKYLKKFQSSKKDATVLKNEINSTQLAYIIYTSGSTGQPKGVMIEHKNLVNFLDDYQLEISNTTLTCKTIFDVSVFEIMGSLTSGSTLFIPNEEVVYNPKEYADYLFENKISHCYIHPMHLKEISNQLATYDEVYLKKILIGVEGIQPTAIEWYHKNKVEIVNAYGPTESTICATNMKVDSIKAIKTPYIPIGTPLSNYQIYILDSYNHTLQPKGVIGELCISGAGLSRGYLHQPELTAEKFISHPFRKGERLYKTGDLARWLPDGNLEFLGRKDTQVKLRGYRIELGEIEYALNQQTDVDATVVVVQEEGQDKYLVAYLVTESAIDSTNLKETLRSYLPEYMIPQYFMKLEALPLTSNGKIDRKALPKVSIEGLGEREYIAPSTETERKLAEIWQEVLGVDKVGITDNFFELGGHSLKITQLINKINKELQSSLTVQQVFVSPTIKGLSKEITTTNYKSIPKAPVQELYPLTSSQGRLWVLSQFEGGGQAYNIPGVLKMEGSLDATALELSFRYLIERHDSLRMYFVEKDGEVYQKILSAKGLNFTLDKQQINQEELEAKIASFYQEEFDLSKAPLLSARLLEVSKDQYYLLFAIHHIIGDGWSMEVLTKELMQVYKQLINQEEVTLSKLTIQYQDYVVWSQSKEQQAAIQKQEDYWLEKFTGELPVLALPSYQRRPLVKTYNGSTKHYSFGKELSEKLNQFSKAQGATLYMTLLAGVNGLLYRYTNQSDIIIGAPIAGRSHEALEHQVGLYLNTLAIRTRFEGNNSFKELVETQKETLVEAYTNQDYPFDSLIEKLKLKRDTSRSALFDVMVVLQNQRETAVALEGLHITPYSDIERDVSKFDISFSFTEDTEGIHLRLEYNNDIYDAQLIDQLYHHLEQFITSALEHQEESIQSLTILSQEEETQLLATFNDTKVVYPKDNTVIDLFREQVAKTPEATAIIDDTEILTYQELEDLSNAMANDLLSNTTIENESLIGVALERSEWLIVSLLAILKTGGAYVPIDPTYPQQRKDYIKHDSQCILTITEEYLNEFKTKEKDTRIPKVAISSDQLAYVIYTSGSTGHPKGVLIEHKSVTSLIQWSKNTFDAKEVDIIYFTTSYSFDLSVYEVFYSLCSGKKVRVLEDATQIPKYLKEDSNVLINTVPSVVHSLISQNIDLNVVQVLNMAGEIIPPKFTKELPLSKMDVYNLYGPSEDTTYSTYFKLQETSKESISIGVPIANTQVFILSENQALQPIGVTGELCISGAGLSRGYLHQPELTAEKFIAHPYKSGERLYKTGDLARWLPNGNLDFLGRKDTQVKLRGYRIELGEIEHKLTQVSGISEALVDVIDYQNDRYLTALVVSKLDINKENLKASLRSELPEYMVPNFFQRVDKLPLTPNGKVDRKAVALTVDKFTSQEYVAPRNKTEETLVAIWEDILKVENIGIQDDFFELGGHSLKVIAIRNRIKQEFDIELQVKMFFNKPTIQSISEVIKVISLNVNNSENYEEITI from the coding sequence ATGATCAAGAATAGAGTTTTTTCTCTTCAAAAATATCTATGGCTTGATCAAAAATTAACTCCAGAATCTCCTAAATATAATATAGGAGGATATGCTGTTATCAAAGGAAATGTAGATTGTTATTTATTTAAAAAAGCGATCTCTGCATTCGCCGATAAGCATGTTATTTTAAAGAGTTTTTTTCGTGAAGCAGAAGGCATCCCGTTTTCTTTAGTAAATGAAAAACCTTTTGAAGAAGATATTCACTGTTTTGAAAAAAATGGTGTAAAGGAAGCAATACATTTAATTCAAAAAGACTTTAAACAATCTTTTAATGTAAGTACAGAAAAAAGATTATTTCGTATTTGGCTTATAAAAACCAGTCCCAATACGTTTATCTGGTACACAAAATTGCATCACCTAATAGCTGATGGGTATTCTTTTCAATTATTATTTAATGGAGTTAGTAGTAATTATAAAGCATTGACAGGTGAAACCATTCTTCAAAACGATTCTAAACCTAAAGAATTTAGGCAATGTGTAAAAGAAGAAGAAGAATATTACAAATCAAAAGGCTACTTAAACGACCAAGAATATTGGAAAAATAAATATACAACCTTTCCAGAACTAATTTTTAATCAACAACATCAAGAGAATAAGTTCTATGATAAAGAAATATATTTGCCAGAGGAATATCTTCAGAAGATACAATTACTCTCTAAAGAAGAAAGAGTAAGTGTATTTCATATTTTGTTGGCAAGCTTTTCAATTGTTCTTTCAAAATTTTACTACACGGAAGAGATAAACATAGGAACTCCTATCCTTAATAGACTCAGCAGATCGGACAGAAAGGTTTTTGGTCCTTTCATTAATTTACTTCCTTTACAAATACAATTACGCGAAGATATCTCTTTTTTAGAGTTTGTAAAACAAATAAAAAGTGAAGCTTTTAGCATGCTCAGGCATCAAAAGTTTCAGCAAGCAGAAATTCTTAAAGCCTTATCTTACGAAGGAAATAGGCTTTACGACGTCAGGGTGTCTTATGAGAGTTTTGATTATCAAAAAACCTTTTCTGATTTCGAAGCTGAAATTATAGCTTTGTCCAACTACAGCGAAGAAGATCCAATATCGGTTCATATCATGGATTATAATACCGAAGGGTTAAAATTCCGCTTTGATATTAACGGTAGCCATGTGGAAGAATACATTGCAGATGAATTTATAAAGTCTCTAGAATATATTCTTAAAAATACGACTACTCTACTTGAGGAGAAATTGAAGGATATTACTATTACTACTTCAGAACAAATAGAAGAAGTAAAAAGTATTTCAGTAGGTAAAATTAGTACGCGTAAGAATAGAAGTTTTCCAGAACTCTGGAAAGAAAATAATAATCAATTTTCATCAAATAAAGCCTTAATTTATAACGATCAAGAATTAAGCTATAATGAAGTTGATAAAAAAATAACATCCATTTCTAATTACCTTCAAGAGTATGGTATTAAAAAAGGAAATCGTGTTGGTGTTTTATTAGATAGGTCTATAAATATTATTCCCACAATATTAGGAATATTACAGTCGGGCGCAACGTATGTTCCCATAGACAAAACTTTTCCTGATGAAAGGAAGAAATTCATTATTGAAGATAGTGACATTAAATTGTTGCTTACCGATAATCCTACGGTTCAATGTTCTTGTGATGCTGTTTTGATTCAAACTATTCTTGAAAACAAAACACCAAAAATATCCAACGAAATTACAATTCTGCCAGAAGATGAGGCATATATAATTTACACCTCAGGTTCTACAGGAAAACCTAAAGGTGTATCTATTACGCATGAATCATTAATTGATTACACAACAACTTTTTCAGAGTATTTTACCTTAAATGTGTCTGATTGTGTAATTCAACAATCCGCTTTTGTATTTGATACTTCAATAGAAGAAATATTCCCTATACTGAGTGTCGGCGGAACATTAGTTATTTCAAAAAAACCTAAAGATTTCCATAAATTAGTACAAGAATGTAGTACTCATAAAGTGACGCTTCTGAGTACTAATCCATTTGTGGTCAATTATTTAAATGACCATCTAAAGAACTATACGCTTTCGCTAAAAACCCTTATAAGTGGTGGTGATGTGTTAAAAAGAGAGCAAGTATTAAACTTATTAGACACGGTTAATGTATATAATACTTATGGACCAACCGAAAGTACAGTTTGTGCTACCTATCATAAAGTTGCAAAAGAAGATAATATACTTCCTATTGGTAAGCCAATCTCTAATAGAAAGGTATTTATTGTAAAAAACAATCAATTATTGCCTAAAGGGACACTTGGAGAAATTGTTTTGGGAGGAAAAGGATTGTCAAATCATTATATAAATAATGAAGTATTAACAAAATCGTTATTTGTTGAAATTAATGGAGAACGCGTATATAAAACGGGTGATTTAGGCCAATGGAATCAACATGGTGAGCTCATTTTTTATGGCAGAAAAGACACGCAGCTAAGCTTTAGAGGCTATCGAATTGAAGCTAGTGAAATAGAACAAACCATCAAATCTATTGATGCTTCAATTAATAATTGTCATGTTACCATAAAAGAGTTACAAAGTTTGCCCTCACTTATAGCGTATGTGTCAAGTAATAATAGACTAGACAATAATTATTTATTAATCGAGATTAAGAAAAAATTACCCTCGTATATGATTCCAAATCATATCGTGGTTCTTGATAAATTGCCACTAAATACGAGTGGAAAAGTTGACATTGAAAAATTACCATTACCTAAAAACACTGCTGAAAACAAGGAAATTATTCTTCCTTCAACCGCATTAGAAAAAGAAATAGCAGATATTTGGAAAGAGCTTTTAAATATTAACAAAATAGGTATCCATACAAAGTTTTTTGAATTAGGAGGACATTCTCTGCTTGCAAACCAATTTATTGGAACCATAAGAGAAAAAAGAAACCAAGATATTTCACTAAAAGAATTTTATGAAGCTCCCACAATACATGAAATTGTTAAGGTCATAAAATCAAAAGAAGTTTCTTACGAATTCCAATTACAAAAAGCTCCCGAACAGGAATTGTATCCATTATCCTATCCACAGGAACGATTATGGTTTTTAGATCAACTAAATCAAGAGAACAAATCTTACTACGTTCCTAGAGCCATTAAGATGACTGGAAAGTTGGACATTAATCGAATCCGACGCGCATTTACGCTGTTAACAGAAAAACATGAGGTTTTAAGAACTGTTTTTCCAGTAATTGATGGTGTTCCTTATCAGAAAATTTTAGAACCATTTGAATTTCAAGTGCCTCTCATTTCTTTAGAGCATTTAGTGCCAGAAGAGCAGGATGAAGCACTAAAGGACTTCATTTTTGAAGAAGGAAATACATTTTTTGACTTAGAAAACGGCCCGTTATTGCGAATTACCATTCTCAAAAGATCTGAAGAAGATCAAGTGTTAGTTTTGTGCGAACACCACTTAATTCACGATGGATGGACACAGGGAATTCTGTTAAGAGAATATATTAATATTTATACTGAACTAATGCAGGATGAGAACTATAGAGTGACGATTCCTGAATTGCAGTTTAAAGACTTCTCATATTGGCAAAAAGGGTTTTTTGACGATCAAAGATTGACAAAACACATGGCTTTTTGGAAACAAAAATTAGAAGGACATATCCCCGTATTACCACTTCCTCAAAAAGCAAAAAGACCAAAACTAATTACCGGAAATGGCAAACTATTGATCAAAACGATTAATGCAGAGTTATCTGATAAAATACGTGACTACAGTATAAACAACGGTGCTACTTTGTTCATCACGATGATGACAGCCTTTAAGCTTACCCTAAGTAGATTTAGTAATGAAACAGACATTTGTGTTGGAACTGCCGTAGCTAACAGACGCTTGATATCTATAAAAAATATATTAGGAATGGTCATTAATACCATTACCCTAAGAACAAAATTTGAAGATTCAGATACTTTTACAGATGCTCTTGAAAAAGTAAAAGAAACATGCTTTGAAGCCTATACCTACGAAGACACACCATTCGGAAAAGTAGTGGAACATGTCGCTCCAAAAAGAAGTTTAGGGATAATGCCATTGTTCCAGTATATTTTTAGTTTCATGAATACACCTTCAAGAAACTTGTTCTTACCAGATATGGATCTTGAAATTTTAGACTCACATAATTTATCTGCCAAATTTGATATCAATGTAGTAGTGGTTACGCCATACGAGCAAGCGTTGCTCGAAGGAATGGAAGAAACTGACAGAACTATTATTGTTGAATGGGAATATAATAGTGATATATATGCAGAGAATACCATGTGGCAAATGCTTGATTCGTACTTTGAAATCTTGGAAGCATTGGTCACCACTCCAAAAATTTCTTACAAGCAACTTCCATGTATGACTCAAGAGCAAGAAAAAGAGCTTTTGATAGACTTTAATAACACAGCTAAACCTATACAAGATCATACTATTATAGACCTGTTCAAAATGCAGGTTAAAAAGAATCCTGATACCATAGCAGTAGTATACGAAGATCGAAAAATTACTTATAGAGAATTGGACGAATATTCCAATGAATTAGCCAATTTCGTTCTATCACAAGGAACAGTAGAGAAGGAAAACATCATTGGAATTTTATTAGATCGAAGTGAGAGGATTGTAATTAGTATGTTGGCAGTGCTTAAGGCTGGATGTGCTTATGTATCTATTGATCAATCATTCCCAGATAAGCGCATTGAATATATCATAGAAGACAGTAATTGTCAAATTGTTATTGATGAAAAATATCTAAAAAAATTCCAATCTTCAAAGAAAGATGCAACTGTATTAAAAAATGAAATCAACTCAACTCAACTAGCTTATATCATTTATACCTCAGGTTCTACGGGACAACCTAAAGGCGTAATGATTGAACATAAGAATTTAGTAAATTTCTTAGATGATTATCAGTTAGAAATATCAAATACCACACTTACATGTAAGACTATTTTTGATGTCTCTGTATTTGAAATTATGGGATCATTAACCTCAGGTAGTACTTTATTCATTCCAAATGAAGAGGTTGTATATAACCCAAAGGAGTATGCGGATTATCTATTTGAGAATAAAATTTCGCACTGTTATATTCATCCAATGCATTTAAAAGAAATTTCTAATCAATTGGCTACGTATGATGAGGTTTATTTGAAAAAAATATTGATTGGAGTTGAAGGAATTCAACCGACAGCAATTGAATGGTATCATAAAAACAAAGTGGAAATAGTCAATGCGTATGGACCAACAGAAAGTACTATTTGCGCCACCAACATGAAAGTTGATAGTATAAAGGCTATCAAAACTCCATACATTCCAATTGGAACACCTTTAAGTAATTACCAAATATACATCCTAGACTCTTACAACCACACTTTACAACCCAAGGGAGTTATAGGGGAATTATGTATTTCTGGAGCTGGATTATCACGAGGTTACTTACATCAACCTGAACTCACAGCCGAGAAGTTTATATCACATCCTTTTAGAAAAGGCGAACGACTCTACAAAACGGGAGATTTAGCCCGATGGTTGCCTGATGGAAACTTAGAGTTTTTAGGAAGAAAAGACACGCAGGTAAAACTCAGAGGTTATCGCATTGAACTCGGAGAGATTGAATACGCATTGAATCAACAAACTGACGTAGATGCTACTGTAGTTGTAGTACAAGAGGAAGGTCAAGACAAATACTTGGTTGCTTATCTAGTAACAGAAAGCGCGATTGATTCAACAAACCTTAAAGAAACACTTCGTTCTTATCTTCCAGAATATATGATTCCGCAGTACTTTATGAAACTGGAAGCCTTACCACTCACTTCTAATGGTAAGATTGATAGAAAAGCACTGCCAAAAGTTTCAATAGAAGGTTTAGGCGAAAGGGAATATATTGCTCCAAGTACTGAAACAGAAAGAAAACTTGCAGAAATTTGGCAAGAAGTTCTAGGAGTAGATAAAGTTGGAATCACCGATAACTTCTTTGAACTAGGCGGACATAGTTTAAAGATTACTCAACTGATCAATAAGATTAACAAAGAACTGCAAAGTAGTCTTACGGTACAACAAGTTTTTGTTTCCCCAACCATTAAAGGACTCAGTAAAGAAATTACCACTACCAATTACAAATCCATTCCCAAAGCACCAGTTCAGGAATTGTATCCTTTAACTTCGTCACAAGGTAGACTTTGGGTATTAAGTCAGTTTGAAGGTGGCGGACAAGCCTACAACATTCCAGGAGTTTTAAAGATGGAAGGAAGTTTGGATGCTACGGCTTTAGAATTATCTTTCCGCTATTTAATAGAACGCCATGATAGTTTGCGAATGTATTTTGTGGAAAAAGATGGAGAAGTCTATCAAAAGATACTTTCAGCAAAAGGATTAAACTTTACCCTTGACAAGCAACAAATCAATCAAGAGGAACTAGAGGCAAAAATAGCATCATTCTACCAAGAAGAATTCGATCTAAGTAAAGCACCACTACTAAGTGCAAGGCTACTTGAAGTATCAAAGGATCAATACTACTTATTATTTGCCATTCATCATATCATCGGCGATGGTTGGTCTATGGAAGTACTCACCAAAGAATTGATGCAAGTGTACAAGCAGCTTATCAATCAAGAAGAAGTAACACTTTCTAAACTTACTATCCAATATCAAGATTATGTAGTTTGGAGTCAAAGTAAGGAGCAACAAGCGGCAATTCAAAAACAAGAAGATTACTGGCTTGAAAAGTTTACAGGAGAACTTCCAGTATTAGCACTGCCAAGTTACCAAAGACGTCCACTGGTAAAAACCTACAACGGAAGCACCAAGCACTATAGTTTTGGCAAAGAACTAAGTGAGAAACTCAATCAGTTCAGTAAAGCGCAAGGCGCTACCTTGTATATGACGCTACTGGCAGGCGTGAATGGACTATTATACAGATACACCAATCAAAGTGATATCATCATAGGCGCTCCAATTGCAGGACGTTCCCACGAAGCTTTAGAGCATCAAGTAGGATTGTATCTGAACACACTTGCGATACGAACGAGGTTCGAAGGCAATAACAGTTTCAAAGAGTTGGTAGAAACCCAAAAAGAAACACTAGTAGAAGCCTACACAAACCAAGACTATCCATTTGATTCATTAATAGAAAAGCTCAAATTGAAGCGTGATACTTCAAGATCGGCACTATTTGATGTGATGGTCGTATTGCAAAACCAAAGAGAAACAGCGGTTGCCTTAGAAGGCTTGCACATCACTCCTTACAGCGATATTGAAAGAGACGTGAGTAAGTTTGACATCAGCTTCTCTTTTACAGAAGATACAGAAGGCATCCATCTACGTTTAGAATACAATAATGACATCTACGATGCGCAACTGATTGACCAATTATACCATCACTTGGAACAATTCATCACTTCTGCACTAGAGCATCAAGAAGAGAGTATTCAATCTTTAACAATTTTATCTCAAGAAGAAGAGACACAACTATTAGCGACCTTCAATGACACTAAGGTAGTGTATCCAAAGGATAACACTGTGATTGATTTGTTCAGAGAGCAAGTAGCAAAGACGCCAGAAGCTACAGCTATTATTGATGATACAGAAATACTGACTTATCAAGAGTTGGAGGATTTATCCAATGCCATGGCAAACGATCTGCTATCAAATACAACGATAGAGAACGAATCCTTAATTGGCGTAGCATTAGAAAGGAGTGAATGGCTCATTGTAAGTCTGTTGGCGATATTGAAAACAGGTGGCGCTTATGTGCCAATAGATCCAACATATCCGCAACAGCGAAAAGATTACATCAAACACGATAGTCAATGTATATTGACAATTACAGAAGAATACCTTAATGAATTTAAAACTAAGGAAAAAGACACGCGGATTCCCAAGGTAGCAATCAGTTCTGATCAATTAGCTTATGTAATTTATACCTCAGGCTCTACAGGACACCCCAAAGGCGTGCTTATTGAGCATAAAAGTGTGACATCACTCATTCAGTGGTCTAAGAACACCTTTGATGCCAAGGAAGTTGATATTATTTATTTTACAACTTCTTACAGTTTTGATCTTTCGGTATATGAAGTATTTTACTCTTTGTGCTCCGGAAAGAAAGTACGAGTTTTAGAAGATGCAACGCAGATTCCTAAATATCTAAAAGAAGATAGCAATGTACTAATCAATACAGTACCATCTGTTGTACACTCATTAATAAGTCAGAATATAGACTTAAATGTTGTGCAAGTTTTAAACATGGCAGGAGAAATCATTCCACCAAAGTTTACTAAAGAATTACCACTTTCCAAAATGGACGTATATAATTTATACGGACCGTCAGAAGACACTACTTACAGCACCTATTTCAAATTGCAAGAGACTTCCAAAGAGTCTATCTCGATTGGTGTACCAATAGCTAATACACAAGTATTCATACTTTCAGAGAATCAAGCATTACAACCTATAGGAGTAACAGGCGAGTTGTGTATTTCTGGAGCGGGATTATCACGAGGTTACTTACATCAACCCGAACTTACAGCCGAGAAGTTCATTGCTCATCCTTATAAATCAGGTGAACGATTATACAAAACAGGCGATTTAGCACGATGGCTACCTAATGGAAACTTAGACTTTCTAGGAAGAAAGGATACTCAAGTAAAACTAAGAGGTTATCGTATTGAACTTGGAGAGATTGAACACAAGCTAACTCAGGTTTCTGGAATATCTGAAGCCTTAGTAGATGTAATTGACTATCAAAATGATAGATATCTTACAGCACTTGTGGTGAGTAAATTAGATATAAACAAGGAAAATTTAAAAGCATCCCTTCGCTCTGAACTACCCGAATATATGGTGCCTAATTTCTTCCAAAGAGTTGATAAATTACCTTTAACTCCAAATGGAAAAGTAGATCGAAAGGCTGTCGCACTCACTGTTGATAAATTTACTTCACAAGAATATGTAGCTCCAAGAAATAAAACAGAAGAAACTTTAGTAGCTATTTGGGAAGATATTCTTAAAGTTGAAAACATAGGAATTCAAGATGATTTCTTTGAGTTAGGCGGACATAGCTTGAAAGTTATTGCTATAAGAAATCGAATCAAACAAGAATTTGATATTGAACTCCAAGTAAAAATGTTCTTTAATAAACCAACAATACAAAGTATTTCTGAAGTTATCAAAGTAATCTCCTTAAATGTAAATAACAGTGAAAATTATGAAGAAATCACCATCTAA